In Sphingomonas sp. R1, a single genomic region encodes these proteins:
- a CDS encoding phage tail assembly chaperone: MRFADAAARLAGLAGLSFGWSPDRFWRATPAELAALVRAAAGEAVEPPSADLIARLQEQFPDG; encoded by the coding sequence ATGCGCTTCGCCGATGCCGCCGCGCGGCTGGCGGGGCTGGCGGGCCTGTCGTTCGGCTGGAGCCCCGACCGGTTCTGGCGGGCGACCCCGGCCGAGCTGGCGGCGCTGGTCCGGGCGGCGGCGGGCGAGGCGGTCGAGCCGCCGTCCGCAGACCTGATTGCACGATTGCAGGAGCAATTCCCCGATGGATGA
- a CDS encoding DUF2163 domain-containing protein, with product MSWLDETLTTVTLCWRIERRDGVTIGLTAHDRDLTIDGLRYRAAPGMTPSAVERSAALEADSMDVHGVLASDAISELDLLAGRWDGARVVLFATDWAAPGDRTLLGEGIIGAVETRDGALTAELRGRTAAFDAPVGETTSPDCRAQLGDARCRAPMSGRRRFVRVLAVADAVLRVDGIEPVANAYGGGRLRWFGSANSGLDDAILRSEGDIVTLQRPPRFDGAGALVELIEGCDGRLETCAGRFGNAANFRGEPYLPGTDLLTRYPGA from the coding sequence ATGAGCTGGCTGGACGAGACGCTCACCACGGTCACCTTGTGTTGGCGGATCGAGCGGCGCGACGGCGTGACCATCGGGCTGACCGCGCACGACCGTGACCTGACGATCGACGGCCTGCGCTACCGCGCCGCGCCGGGCATGACGCCGAGTGCGGTCGAGCGCAGCGCTGCGCTGGAGGCCGACAGCATGGACGTGCACGGCGTGCTGGCGAGCGATGCGATCTCCGAGCTCGACCTGCTCGCCGGCAGGTGGGACGGCGCACGCGTGGTGCTGTTCGCCACCGACTGGGCGGCGCCCGGCGACCGGACCCTGCTCGGCGAGGGAATCATCGGCGCGGTCGAGACGCGGGACGGCGCGCTGACCGCCGAACTTCGTGGCCGGACCGCCGCCTTCGACGCGCCGGTGGGCGAGACGACATCGCCCGACTGTCGCGCGCAGCTGGGCGATGCGCGCTGCCGCGCGCCGATGTCCGGGCGGCGGCGGTTCGTGCGCGTGCTGGCGGTGGCCGATGCCGTTCTGCGCGTGGACGGCATCGAGCCCGTGGCCAATGCCTATGGCGGCGGGCGGCTGCGCTGGTTCGGCAGCGCGAACAGCGGGCTGGACGATGCGATTCTACGGTCGGAGGGCGATATCGTGACGCTGCAGCGGCCGCCGCGCTTCGACGGCGCCGGCGCGCTGGTCGAGTTGATCGAGGGGTGCGACGGGCGACTGGAAACCTGTGCGGGCCGGTTCGGCAATGCCGCCAATTTTCGCGGCGAACCCTATCTGCCGGGCACCGACCTGCTCACCCGGTATCCCGGCGCATGA
- a CDS encoding head-tail connector protein, with protein MDAPPFPAAAIAAACAAVKAYLRIDGSADDAALGTAVQTALTLGERFTGIAWIARDWQTWLARAPDWQRLPVAPVTAIGAVEAVGGDGAATPLPVSGYAIDLDARGEGWVRLALGEHTRVRVTFAAGTATGWDDLPPPLAQGAVLLAAHLIEGRGEAGVPPAAVAAFWRPWRRLQLMAGVRRSCSSR; from the coding sequence ATGGACGCACCGCCCTTTCCGGCGGCGGCGATCGCGGCTGCGTGCGCGGCGGTGAAGGCCTATCTGCGGATCGATGGCAGCGCCGATGATGCCGCGCTCGGCACTGCGGTGCAGACGGCATTGACGCTCGGCGAACGCTTTACCGGAATCGCGTGGATCGCGCGCGACTGGCAGACCTGGCTGGCGCGCGCGCCCGACTGGCAGCGGCTGCCGGTGGCGCCGGTGACGGCGATCGGCGCGGTCGAGGCCGTCGGCGGCGACGGCGCGGCCACGCCGCTGCCGGTTTCCGGCTATGCGATCGATCTCGACGCGCGCGGCGAGGGCTGGGTGCGGCTGGCGCTCGGCGAGCACACCCGGGTGCGCGTGACCTTCGCGGCGGGCACGGCGACGGGCTGGGACGACCTGCCGCCGCCGCTTGCGCAAGGGGCGGTGCTGCTCGCCGCACATCTGATCGAAGGGCGCGGCGAGGCCGGCGTGCCGCCGGCGGCGGTGGCCGCCTTCTGGCGGCCCTGGCGGCGGCTGCAGCTGATGGCGGGAGTGCGGCGATCATGCTCGAGCCGCTGA
- a CDS encoding DUF2460 domain-containing protein encodes MGWWLADARRDQAAGVISRFDPVYWTVDFPRPMMASVVTIAPDALRMDCVFQRRGDLAGLIWEAEDRWDHPLLAYATDRDFRRCRLRFRWRSSGVVPLDAVHGPVLTIEGRDAEGAARAWYVRLWNYAQGTPEDARVAIDFATVQGGFLLPGEADPVWAGDIDRMFVSLVPPGYAAGDETALPAAAEAWIELTDIACEGPGSVLAIGDVVVPGHGLSIATGYDDAYNQTPARLLRTMLQLGYRGDILHYVGMSHYLRLEPLSGGFYVSLAGGALNRACTAWHADFAARARELGYGVIWSLSYELLDQHVWGDWKQRAADGSPALTGWSPPSTLLSPAHGGAMAYLQAVALAFVAIAQGAGLPVQFQIGEPWWWVMADGRLCIHDAAARAALGDPPPQNVRGTVDTGVLDAAGALLAGSTLALRDAVTAAAPGARVLLLAYLPTVLDPAMPELKRANLPVGWAAPAFDVLQLEDYDWAATGNVAASERALAAATARLGYPVSQQHYLSGFVLRSADKAQWQAIAAAAARGRARGVAATYVWALPQVARDGFTHFDMEAEMAPFDDVLFPIALGREAEVAPELSTAIVTSAGGAERRNAAWAEARTHYDVGPGVRSEADIAALLGFFRARMGPARGFRLRDPFDFEGVDEPIGTGDGTTARFPLVKIYGESVRRITRPVAATVSVRLDGTAVTGFTLGAGGVVTLDLPPAAGVRVTASFRFDVPVRFAEDQLRVSRATFLAGAAASVPLVEIRE; translated from the coding sequence ATGGGCTGGTGGCTCGCCGATGCGCGGCGCGATCAGGCCGCCGGTGTGATCAGCCGCTTCGATCCCGTCTACTGGACCGTGGATTTTCCGCGGCCGATGATGGCGAGCGTGGTCACCATCGCCCCGGATGCGCTGCGGATGGACTGCGTGTTCCAGCGGCGCGGCGATCTCGCCGGGCTGATCTGGGAGGCCGAGGACCGCTGGGACCATCCGCTGCTCGCCTATGCGACCGACCGGGACTTTCGCCGCTGCCGGCTGCGGTTCCGCTGGCGCTCCTCGGGGGTGGTGCCGCTCGATGCGGTCCATGGCCCGGTGCTGACCATCGAGGGACGCGACGCCGAGGGCGCAGCGCGGGCCTGGTATGTGCGGCTGTGGAACTATGCGCAGGGCACCCCCGAGGATGCGCGGGTCGCGATCGACTTCGCGACGGTGCAGGGCGGGTTCCTGCTGCCCGGCGAGGCCGATCCGGTATGGGCGGGTGATATCGACCGGATGTTCGTCTCGCTGGTCCCGCCCGGCTATGCCGCCGGGGACGAGACCGCGCTTCCCGCGGCCGCCGAGGCGTGGATCGAGCTCACCGACATCGCCTGCGAGGGGCCCGGATCGGTACTCGCGATCGGCGACGTGGTCGTGCCCGGACATGGCCTGTCGATCGCCACCGGCTATGACGACGCCTATAACCAGACGCCGGCACGCTTGCTGCGCACCATGCTGCAGCTCGGCTATCGCGGCGACATTCTCCATTATGTGGGCATGAGCCATTATCTCCGGCTCGAGCCGCTCTCCGGCGGCTTTTATGTCAGCCTGGCCGGCGGCGCGCTCAACCGGGCGTGCACGGCCTGGCACGCGGACTTCGCGGCGCGCGCCCGGGAACTGGGCTATGGCGTGATCTGGTCGCTCAGCTACGAACTGCTCGACCAGCATGTCTGGGGCGACTGGAAGCAGCGCGCGGCGGACGGCAGCCCGGCGCTGACCGGGTGGAGCCCGCCTTCCACCCTGCTATCGCCCGCGCATGGCGGGGCGATGGCCTATCTGCAGGCGGTGGCGCTGGCCTTCGTCGCGATCGCGCAGGGCGCAGGGCTGCCGGTGCAGTTCCAGATCGGCGAGCCCTGGTGGTGGGTGATGGCCGATGGGCGGCTGTGCATCCATGACGCTGCCGCCCGGGCTGCGCTGGGCGATCCGCCGCCGCAGAATGTCCGCGGGACGGTGGATACCGGCGTGCTGGACGCGGCGGGGGCCCTGCTGGCCGGCTCGACGCTGGCGCTGCGCGATGCGGTGACCGCGGCCGCGCCCGGTGCCCGCGTGCTGCTGCTCGCCTATCTGCCCACCGTGCTCGATCCGGCGATGCCGGAACTGAAGCGCGCTAACCTGCCGGTCGGCTGGGCAGCCCCCGCCTTCGACGTGCTGCAGCTCGAGGACTATGACTGGGCGGCGACCGGAAACGTCGCGGCCTCCGAACGGGCGCTGGCGGCGGCAACCGCGCGGCTCGGCTATCCGGTGTCGCAGCAGCATTATCTCTCCGGCTTCGTGCTGCGCAGCGCCGACAAGGCGCAGTGGCAGGCGATCGCGGCGGCGGCAGCCCGAGGCCGCGCGCGCGGCGTGGCCGCGACCTATGTGTGGGCGCTGCCGCAGGTGGCGCGCGATGGCTTCACCCATTTCGACATGGAGGCGGAGATGGCCCCCTTTGACGACGTGCTGTTCCCGATCGCGCTGGGGCGCGAGGCGGAGGTGGCGCCCGAGCTTTCCACCGCGATCGTCACCAGTGCCGGTGGCGCCGAGCGGCGCAATGCCGCCTGGGCGGAAGCGCGGACGCATTATGACGTCGGGCCGGGCGTCCGCTCCGAGGCGGACATTGCCGCGCTGCTCGGCTTTTTCCGCGCCCGCATGGGGCCGGCGCGCGGCTTTCGCCTGCGCGACCCGTTCGACTTCGAGGGCGTGGACGAGCCGATCGGGACGGGCGACGGCACCACTGCGCGGTTCCCGCTGGTGAAGATCTATGGCGAGAGCGTTCGGCGGATCACCCGCCCGGTTGCGGCTACGGTATCGGTCCGGCTCGACGGGACGGCCGTCACCGGCTTCACGCTGGGCGCGGGCGGCGTGGTGACGCTGGACCTGCCGCCGGCGGCGGGGGTGCGGGTGACAGCCTCCTTCCGCTTCGACGTGCCGGTTCGCTTCGCCGAGGACCAGTTGCGGGTGAGCCGCGCGACCTTCCTTGCCGGGGCCGCAGCCTCGGTGCCGCTGGTGGAGATCCGCGAATGA
- a CDS encoding peptidoglycan endopeptidase produces the protein MSGATVLAAARRAIGVPFRPQGRDPVSGLDCVGLAALALGRTAPTGYRLRLGDAAAVSHALRAAGLVEVAGAVPGDLLLCRSGPGQLHLAIRSENGIVHADAVARRVVERPGAVPWPVLGCWRLVEND, from the coding sequence ATGAGCGGCGCGACGGTGCTCGCCGCGGCGCGGCGGGCGATCGGCGTGCCGTTCCGGCCGCAGGGGCGCGATCCGGTGTCGGGGCTCGATTGCGTCGGGCTGGCCGCGCTGGCGCTCGGGCGGACTGCGCCCACCGGCTATCGGTTGCGCCTGGGCGATGCCGCGGCGGTGTCGCATGCGCTGCGGGCGGCGGGACTGGTGGAAGTGGCCGGCGCGGTGCCGGGTGACCTGCTCTTGTGCCGCAGCGGCCCGGGTCAGCTGCATCTGGCGATCCGCAGCGAGAACGGGATCGTCCATGCCGACGCGGTGGCGCGGCGGGTGGTCGAGCGGCCGGGGGCGGTGCCCTGGCCGGTGCTCGGCTGCTGGCGACTGGTGGAGAATGACTGA
- a CDS encoding DUF3168 domain-containing protein, which translates to MSAQEAITGAVRAALAGQPALVAQVNGIFDAPPARTPRPYLLVDDPVLSDWSTKDQDGREVRIAVLVRDTGQARNRVRALAELVEAAIAGMPAGLGEGWQVASCVLVRTRLVAEDATNLTAIVEHRVRMLRDINP; encoded by the coding sequence ATGAGCGCGCAGGAAGCAATCACCGGCGCGGTACGCGCGGCGCTTGCCGGACAGCCGGCGCTGGTGGCGCAGGTCAACGGTATCTTCGATGCCCCGCCGGCCCGCACGCCCCGGCCCTATCTGCTGGTCGACGATCCGGTGCTTAGCGACTGGAGCACCAAGGACCAGGACGGCCGCGAGGTGCGGATCGCGGTGCTGGTGCGGGATACGGGACAGGCGCGGAACCGGGTGCGGGCGCTGGCGGAGCTCGTCGAGGCGGCGATTGCCGGCATGCCGGCGGGGCTCGGCGAGGGCTGGCAGGTGGCGAGCTGCGTGCTCGTCCGCACCCGCCTCGTTGCGGAAGACGCGACCAACCTTACCGCGATCGTCGAGCACCGCGTGCGGATGCTGCGCGACATCAATCCATAA
- a CDS encoding phage tail protein yields the protein MATVVLSVAGALLGGPPGAQLGAQLGGVIDSALLFKPGRREGARLGDLRVQTSSYGTAIPRLFGSIRVAGCVIWATDLIEHRGNQSGGKGQPSTTTYSYTASFAVALSARPILQLGRIWADGQLLRGAAGDFKVRTGFRLYTGDEDQPVDPLIAAIEGAGRAPAHRGLAYAVFEDLELATFGNRIPQLSFEVIADEAPVPVAGLAQEIAGLSADGVGTRLTGFSAQDTVRTALDALCTASGAWLREESGALTMVAGGGEAVTIPDDGCGAGGERGARRVRALAALDGTPRRLSVGYFDPARDYQAGVQQAHRPGLGTREARVDLPAVLDASTAKAIAADALARAERTRERRTLTLGWNALGIAPGARIAIEGVAGQWRVERWALEKMVVRLDCVPVAEAPLTVAASAGRAVASPDMRRGRTLLVPFELPLLDDAPATAPQMMVAAAGTGSGWRRAALLASADGGSSWAAAGDTAYPAVLGTVHLAPGPARAALADHAGFAEVDLAHEGMLLLSADDAGLDAGTNLALLGEELLQFGAAEHLGGTRWRLSRLWRGRRGTEAAIGRARPGDPFVLVERDCLKSLALAVPVGGSIAVLAQGVDDPPDAVPAVAAARGIAVLPLAPVHLTATAVAGGTLVSWVRRSRAGWTWRDGVDVPLAEERERYQVDIASDTGSRSVTTDTASLLLPAGAPDLPLRIGVRQIGTHGPSPETRLLLPAHGDRA from the coding sequence ATGGCGACGGTGGTTCTGTCGGTAGCGGGTGCCCTGCTTGGCGGTCCGCCCGGCGCGCAGCTCGGTGCGCAGCTCGGCGGCGTGATCGACAGCGCGCTGCTCTTCAAGCCGGGCCGGCGCGAGGGGGCCCGGCTCGGCGACCTGCGGGTGCAGACGTCGAGCTATGGCACCGCCATCCCCCGGCTGTTCGGTTCGATCCGCGTGGCAGGCTGTGTGATCTGGGCGACCGACCTGATCGAGCATCGCGGCAACCAGAGCGGCGGCAAGGGCCAGCCCTCGACCACGACCTACAGCTACACCGCCTCCTTCGCGGTCGCGCTGTCGGCCCGGCCGATCCTCCAGCTGGGGCGCATCTGGGCCGACGGGCAACTGCTCCGCGGCGCGGCCGGCGACTTCAAGGTGCGCACGGGTTTCCGCCTCTACACCGGCGACGAGGACCAGCCGGTAGACCCGCTGATCGCCGCGATCGAGGGCGCGGGCCGCGCGCCGGCCCATCGCGGGCTGGCCTATGCGGTCTTCGAGGATCTGGAGCTGGCGACCTTCGGCAACCGTATTCCCCAGCTCAGCTTTGAGGTGATCGCCGATGAGGCGCCGGTGCCGGTGGCCGGTCTCGCCCAGGAGATCGCGGGCCTTTCGGCGGATGGGGTGGGAACCCGCCTTACCGGCTTTTCGGCGCAGGATACGGTGCGAACCGCGCTCGATGCGCTGTGCACCGCGAGCGGTGCCTGGCTGCGGGAGGAGAGCGGGGCGCTGACGATGGTCGCCGGGGGCGGTGAGGCCGTCACCATTCCCGACGACGGCTGCGGCGCCGGTGGGGAACGCGGCGCGCGGCGGGTGCGTGCGCTTGCTGCGCTCGATGGCACGCCCCGCCGGCTGAGCGTCGGCTATTTCGATCCGGCACGCGACTATCAGGCGGGGGTGCAGCAGGCGCACCGTCCGGGGCTCGGAACCCGCGAGGCGCGGGTCGATCTCCCCGCGGTGCTCGACGCGTCCACGGCCAAGGCGATCGCGGCGGACGCGCTTGCCCGCGCCGAGCGGACGCGCGAGCGCCGCACCCTAACGCTCGGCTGGAACGCCCTCGGCATCGCGCCCGGCGCGCGCATCGCCATCGAGGGCGTCGCCGGACAGTGGCGGGTCGAGCGCTGGGCGCTCGAGAAGATGGTGGTCAGGCTCGACTGCGTGCCGGTCGCCGAAGCACCGCTGACGGTCGCGGCGAGCGCGGGCCGCGCCGTGGCGTCGCCCGACATGCGGCGCGGACGAACGCTGCTTGTGCCCTTCGAACTGCCGCTGCTGGACGACGCGCCCGCCACTGCGCCGCAAATGATGGTCGCGGCGGCGGGGACCGGTAGCGGCTGGCGGCGCGCGGCGTTGCTCGCCAGTGCCGATGGCGGGTCGAGTTGGGCCGCCGCGGGCGACACCGCCTATCCTGCCGTGCTGGGCACCGTCCATCTCGCCCCGGGTCCGGCCCGCGCCGCACTCGCCGATCATGCCGGTTTCGCCGAGGTCGATCTGGCGCATGAAGGCATGCTGCTGCTCTCGGCCGACGATGCCGGGCTCGACGCCGGTACCAACCTTGCGCTGCTGGGCGAGGAGTTGCTGCAGTTCGGGGCGGCCGAGCATCTGGGCGGCACGCGCTGGCGCCTCTCGCGATTGTGGCGCGGGCGGCGCGGAACCGAGGCGGCGATCGGCCGTGCACGCCCCGGTGATCCCTTCGTGCTGGTGGAGCGCGATTGTCTCAAGTCGCTAGCCCTGGCCGTGCCGGTGGGCGGCAGCATCGCGGTGCTCGCCCAGGGGGTGGATGATCCGCCGGATGCGGTGCCGGCAGTTGCGGCCGCGCGGGGCATCGCCGTGCTTCCGCTGGCGCCGGTCCATCTGACCGCCACCGCCGTCGCGGGCGGCACCCTGGTTTCCTGGGTCCGTCGGAGCCGCGCCGGCTGGACATGGCGGGACGGCGTCGACGTACCGCTGGCCGAGGAACGCGAGCGCTACCAGGTCGACATCGCCTCCGACACGGGCAGCCGCAGCGTGACGACGGACACCGCGTCGCTGCTGCTGCCGGCAGGCGCTCCGGACCTCCCGCTGCGCATCGGCGTGCGCCAGATCGGCACCCACGGCCCGTCGCCGGAAACCAGGCTTCTGCTTCCTGCCCATGGAGATCGAGCATGA
- a CDS encoding tail tape measure protein: protein MDEEIERLVVSVRADTAGFARDVDAMRGVLEGPLATGVDQVGRTIETTLLRAARTGRIGFDDLAKVAIRALEEIARAALGIPASAAGGGSGGSSSGLVALLVGLLGSPGRATGGPVSPGRPYVVGERGPELFVPTSAGQVATPVQVQAGGRDVRVAITINAASAAAPSALAQSSRQVARAVRAALAGLD, encoded by the coding sequence ATGGATGAGGAAATCGAACGGCTGGTGGTCTCGGTGCGCGCCGACACCGCCGGCTTCGCGCGCGACGTGGATGCGATGCGCGGCGTGCTGGAAGGGCCGCTGGCAACCGGCGTGGACCAGGTCGGCCGGACCATCGAGACCACGCTGCTGCGCGCCGCGCGGACCGGCAGGATCGGCTTCGACGATCTCGCCAAGGTGGCGATCCGCGCGCTCGAGGAAATCGCCAGGGCCGCGCTCGGCATCCCCGCCTCCGCGGCGGGCGGCGGCAGCGGCGGCAGCAGCAGCGGGCTGGTTGCGCTGCTCGTCGGCCTGCTCGGCTCGCCGGGACGCGCGACGGGCGGGCCGGTGAGCCCCGGCCGGCCCTATGTCGTCGGCGAGCGCGGGCCCGAGCTGTTCGTGCCGACCAGTGCGGGCCAGGTGGCGACACCGGTACAGGTACAGGCCGGCGGACGCGACGTGCGGGTGGCGATCACGATCAACGCCGCATCCGCCGCCGCGCCTTCCGCCTTGGCGCAATCCAGCCGGCAAGTGGCCCGCGCGGTGCGCGCGGCGCTGGCGGGGCTCGACTGA
- a CDS encoding DUF2793 domain-containing protein encodes MTDLPTPRLGLPLLEPGQAQKEMTHNEALTRLDIATQAAVLSTAATPPASPARGQCWLVADPAEGDWAGHANAVAAWTDGGWRFVAPFEGMRIWAVDAQCHALFADGEWYHGRTYGRLFIEGRQLVGPQQPNVAEPIGGVTVDAEARAAITAVLQTLRRHGLIEEI; translated from the coding sequence ATGACCGATTTGCCCACGCCGCGTCTGGGGCTGCCGCTGCTGGAGCCTGGCCAGGCGCAGAAGGAAATGACCCACAACGAGGCGCTCACCCGTCTCGACATCGCGACTCAGGCCGCCGTTCTCTCCACGGCTGCGACTCCGCCTGCCAGTCCCGCACGCGGACAATGCTGGCTCGTCGCGGATCCGGCGGAGGGCGATTGGGCCGGGCATGCCAACGCAGTTGCAGCATGGACCGATGGCGGCTGGCGCTTCGTCGCCCCTTTCGAGGGGATGCGGATCTGGGCGGTCGATGCACAATGCCACGCGCTGTTCGCCGACGGGGAATGGTACCACGGCAGGACCTATGGAAGACTTTTTATCGAGGGACGCCAGCTAGTTGGCCCGCAGCAGCCGAATGTTGCGGAACCGATCGGCGGGGTGACGGTTGACGCGGAGGCTAGGGCGGCGATTACTGCGGTACTGCAAACGTTGCGCCGGCACGGGTTGATCGAGGAAATCTAA
- a CDS encoding OmpA family protein, producing MRKLAVTLALATTALSTPAFARDDAWYVGVEGGAMLVEDIHFDVGASKDVVTQNNHVGYDVGGNIGYDFGPFRAEAEVSYRRARVDSARTSVPIATNAFPAPAGSYEQASGSTSALSFMINGLLDFGDDNGLQGFVGGGAGVARIKDRLRVSGPADTVNDSDTVFAWQAIAGVRAPINKNVDVSLKYRFFNAPDVKLTDIGGNQWKGRYRSHSLLVGLTYNFGAPEPAPVPPPPPPPPAPVAEPAPPPPPPPAPEAKVCTPGPYIVFFDWNKSDVTPEAASILDNAISNYADCSNTQVVLAGHADRSGSASYNVGLSQRRADSVKAYMTGKGIPTGVITTEAFGESRPRVQTADGVRELQNRRVEITYGPGSGQ from the coding sequence ATGCGGAAGCTTGCCGTCACTTTGGCGCTCGCCACGACCGCGCTGAGCACGCCCGCCTTCGCCCGCGACGACGCGTGGTATGTGGGTGTTGAAGGCGGCGCGATGCTCGTCGAGGACATTCACTTCGACGTCGGCGCCAGCAAGGATGTTGTGACGCAGAACAACCACGTCGGCTACGACGTTGGTGGCAACATTGGGTATGACTTTGGTCCGTTCCGTGCGGAAGCCGAAGTCAGCTATCGCCGCGCTCGCGTCGACAGCGCCCGCACCTCGGTTCCGATCGCGACCAACGCGTTCCCGGCTCCTGCCGGCAGCTACGAGCAGGCGAGCGGGAGCACCTCGGCGCTTTCGTTCATGATCAACGGCCTGCTCGACTTCGGTGACGACAACGGCCTGCAGGGCTTCGTCGGCGGTGGTGCCGGTGTTGCTCGTATCAAGGATCGTCTGCGCGTCTCGGGTCCGGCAGACACCGTCAACGATTCGGACACCGTTTTCGCCTGGCAGGCGATTGCCGGCGTCCGCGCGCCGATCAACAAGAACGTCGACGTGTCGCTGAAGTACCGCTTCTTCAACGCACCGGACGTCAAGCTGACGGACATCGGCGGCAACCAGTGGAAGGGCCGTTACCGCTCGCACAGCCTGCTGGTCGGTCTGACCTACAACTTCGGTGCGCCGGAGCCGGCTCCGGTTCCGCCGCCGCCCCCGCCGCCCCCGGCCCCGGTTGCCGAGCCGGCTCCGCCGCCCCCGCCGCCCCCGGCTCCGGAAGCCAAGGTCTGCACGCCTGGCCCGTACATCGTGTTCTTCGACTGGAACAAGTCGGACGTCACGCCGGAAGCAGCGAGCATCCTGGACAATGCGATCAGCAACTACGCCGATTGCAGCAACACCCAGGTCGTTCTGGCCGGCCACGCCGACCGTTCGGGCTCGGCAAGCTACAACGTGGGTCTGTCGCAGCGTCGCGCGGACTCGGTGAAGGCCTACATGACCGGCAAGGGTATCCCGACCGGCGTGATCACCACGGAAGCGTTCGGCGAGAGCCGCCCGCGCGTCCAGACCGCCGACGGCGTTCGCGAACTGCAGAACCGTCGTGTGGAAATCACCTACGGTCCGGGTTCGGGTCAGTAA
- a CDS encoding phage tail protein, whose protein sequence is MAAEKGSAFLLKVGNGATPVVYATVAGLRTTQLSVNGDAVAITSKESGGWRELLSGAGIRSVSVSAAGVFTGSAAEVRVKANALAGALDDYRLSFESGETMTGRFLVTRLDYAGDFNGERSYTLSLESSGPVVSA, encoded by the coding sequence ATGGCAGCAGAGAAGGGCAGCGCCTTTCTGCTCAAGGTGGGCAATGGCGCGACGCCGGTGGTGTACGCGACGGTGGCCGGGCTGCGGACGACGCAGCTTTCGGTGAACGGCGATGCGGTGGCGATCACCAGCAAGGAGTCGGGCGGCTGGCGCGAGCTGCTCTCCGGCGCCGGGATACGGTCGGTCAGCGTGTCCGCGGCGGGCGTGTTCACCGGATCGGCAGCGGAGGTGCGGGTGAAGGCCAATGCGCTGGCCGGCGCGCTCGACGATTATCGGCTGAGCTTCGAGAGCGGCGAGACGATGACCGGCAGGTTCCTGGTCACCCGGCTCGACTATGCCGGCGATTTCAACGGCGAGCGCAGCTACACGCTGAGCCTCGAAAGCTCCGGCCCGGTGGTGAGCGCATGA
- a CDS encoding gene transfer agent family protein gives MSGAANPVRGEAALQVAGTALVLRPSFTALVAAEAELGPLFALVERAASGRLGLGETVALFWHCLKVVPEGLTREAFAESVAEAGLAAATPALKTLLGQILGGR, from the coding sequence ATGAGCGGCGCGGCCAATCCGGTGCGCGGTGAGGCGGCGCTGCAGGTGGCGGGCACCGCGTTGGTGCTGCGACCGAGCTTCACGGCGCTGGTCGCCGCCGAGGCCGAACTCGGCCCGCTGTTCGCGCTCGTCGAACGCGCCGCGAGCGGGCGGCTGGGGCTGGGCGAGACGGTCGCGTTGTTCTGGCACTGCCTGAAGGTGGTGCCCGAGGGCCTGACCCGCGAGGCGTTTGCCGAGAGCGTGGCCGAGGCCGGGCTCGCTGCCGCCACGCCGGCGCTGAAGACGCTGCTCGGCCAGATTCTCGGCGGGCGGTGA